The Triticum aestivum cultivar Chinese Spring chromosome 6D, IWGSC CS RefSeq v2.1, whole genome shotgun sequence genomic sequence GTTCCTGCCTGTCGTCGATGACAAAAACGTCGTGTCTGGGATAATTACACTGCATGGGTTGGTCTCCGCTGGATTGTAACCAACTCTTTGTGTGTGGCCTGTCCCGGTTCTTTGTGGTTCTTTGCGCCTGCTTGGTCCTCCCAAGACATCAGATAAATTCTTGTGAATCTGATCAGCATCATCTTATCGCTGTTGTAGCATCTGTAGTCTAGATATTTGAAAGAGTATGTGTTCGAAGGCATTACCTCATCACCCCATAGCCCCTCTGTATAGTGTCTTGTTAGAGGAATATGTGGAATCGTGTTCGTTGGTTGTTCAAGCAGAGCTGCAAGTCAAATAAATCTTAAGTTGTCAATTCTTATTTTCCTTTTATGTGCGTCAAAGGCAATGGTTGCTGTAGTTAACTCCAGTTTGTGGCAGATTTGTGATGTATTCAAATGACTCCCAAGCATCCAGACATTTGAATCACACGCAGGCCACAGTATTGAACAGCCACTGAGGACATCAAACGCAAGTTATAGCTTAAACTAGAATAGACATTCGCCATGAATCTAGACGTGCACTGAACAGACACAAGAGGTTTCATGGTGCTTTCATCCTAACTTCAATCTCCTTGGGTACCATAAAATCTGATGAAAGTTCCCTAGTTTGATCACAAAAGAAACACAGTTCAACATCCCACATCTCCACACATTTCACTGGCGACCTGTGGCGGTGTTTAGAGCCCTCCGGCGATCTGCTGCTAGGGGGAAAGCTTCACCTGTCCCACTCCGAAGCTGGATTTGGCTGCTCGAACCTAGGCTTGCTAGCTGAGGTCGAGGTGCTTTGAGGGTGAGTCGATAGGGCCTGGTCCCAACCCATGATGTGCGGCAATGCAAACTGCACAAATGCATACATATATTGAGTAGTCAAAAGACATCATAAATGACGGTTTACATGTAACGTAATCATAGAGAAGCAACAACACAAAATTTGTTGGCAACAGCCTGAAGTTGCTTGTTATGACTCATGAGTCATCACTAGTAGTTACAATGATATACTTGAAAATCGCGTAAATAGAAAAGCAAATATGAGCACCAGGGGCCAATGACCAAGCAACTTTGTGGAAGAGAGTGAATCCATGCAGTATGACACAAACCTGATGCTATAAAACGGAATGCGGTGAAATAGAGCCATGATAAAAGTTCAAGTACACCAAACCTACTGTTGTTAGTTATGCATTGCCAGTATGTCGGTTAGTTGGACTAAATCTGTCGATGATTCAATTATCAGCAGGATTTAGGGTAGTCAGGATAACCTGATAATAAACTTCTGCATCAATAGATGAGAATGGCAACATGGAAACTTACACTCAATGCCGTGCGCATAACTGCAAATTCAGCTTTTGTTACAGGGACTGAAAGGCGTTCGTTGGTCTTCTGCACATTATTCAGAACAGCTGAAAAGAAGATTGTCATGTATCTCTTGCCAAAATCATTCAGTGACAACACAAGAAAAGGAAGCTAGCAGAATAACACAACATACAGACACACTAGTGGACAAAGAAAATATAATAGCTCTGTACAGTGTGCTGAATAAATATGGTGAATAGGATGATAAGTATAGAGCGGAATCATTCCCTTTTATCAGGCAGTTGTTTTAAGATTCAGAGATAAAATCCCTCGGAAGTCAAATTAATGCAGGAGATCGTACTTCACATGGGCAGGACCAATATAATTCACAAGTTGACCAACTCCTAGGCTCTGTTGAGCATTCTAGATTTAGGCTATGGCGGATTGATGGCACAGCTTGAGTATTGTGTCATCTACAAAAGTACAAATGTCAAGTAGCCATAGGCAGGCACAAAGCCTTTTAAGTCATCTAAGGCATGCTGAATACATCCTTTCAGAAAATAAAACAGACTCATGTGATGAAGAGAACAATTTCTTCGCAACTCTGAAAATGCTAAGGCCTTGACATGGATAATTATGACATTATGTTCCGTTAATAAAATGATTTTTAGTCCACTCCTTGCTTGGTCCATGTAGAAGGCAGAGATTGGACATCCCAAAAATGATGTGTGCGTTTGGGGGGAGGGCGGAATCAATTACTATCGAAAATAATAAATAAGGTACATTAGAACTTAGAAAGGCAATACAATCCGTAAGTAACTTACTTATGTTAACGAAGTATCCATTGTCACTGCCAAGAGGAGTAATTGACAATGACTTTTTCACTTGGCCTTCATGACTGGTGAAATGTTGGTGTCGTTAGAAGGCTAAAATTAAAAGCACAAAGTATATGTATGTAACTTTTTATTCTTTGCACAATACTATTACAAACCTTGATTTCATGGAAGGATCATGGAAGAATTCGCATGATTCAGCAGGCCCAAGACTTATCAAGCTCCCAACTTCAGTAGGTGACAGAGCAAAGAGCTGTAAAATAAATGTTCCAGATCCATAAAGCCCAATGCAGTATCGAGTTTTAGACAATGTATTCCTATGTTGTGCACTTGTGCGTACAAAAACAAATTTACAAAGAGGAACTTAAATGCAAAAGAAGACAGTGCGGTTGTTATAAAGAGAAATATCAAGATACTTTTGGTCTTCGCTGCCAGCTATGAGCCTATGACCAACAACAGAAAAAAAAGGTACAAACTACAGATGATGCTTTAATGGTTGAACTAAATGCAGGATGAACCTTCCTTCCCTCTTGACTATTGTTCTGTACATAGCTAATTCATGCCAAACACAACTATTAATTTCATTCTTTAATTGTAGCAAACATCCTGCAAGTTCGCTTCCATTTGTTATGGCTTACTAAAAAGTGAACACTTCATAGTTTTTTAGTGGAGTTTATATATCCAACATAAAGTAATAACAGTACTAGCAATGGTAATGTATGCTTTGGATATGAATACTGGTCACAGTATTGATTTGGTCTGGAGTTCATGGCAAGAATATGGATAAAATGGGCTATGACTAGGAATTGACCTGCTTATGACCAGTTTCTACCACTAGGAAATACCAAATACACAAGAAAATATTTTACCTGTTTCTTTGTATAGTCGTACTTCCTTTGTCCAACTGCCGGGAAAAAGGTCAACATTACTGACCCATTCCTGTCCACTCGAGATCCTCCAGACTGATAACAtacaaaaaatcatatatattgGAAGGCATTGCTTGCTAGAAGCTTAGAAGTGGAACACAAAGATATAAAAGTAAACATACTTCGACTTTGGTGAATAAAGGAAGGATAGGACTTATAGAAAGTGCAGCCTTTCCCTTGAACACAGTGTAGCTCGCATACTTTTTAACAGATGCATTCTCTGCAGATAAAGATGTTCTTGCAGTCAGCGATTGAAGCATGTAGCGGGCTGTGTAAGAATAAGTATATAAATTAAGGCTGTACCATCAACATTTGCAGCTGAAGTCGAAAGCGCATGCTTGAATGTCAACGAACCGCTCCAGAGAACATCTTTTAGGTCAGTGACTCCCCTGAAAAGGACAAAGAAAAACTTATTTGTACACCCATTGCAACTGGTCAAAAAACTGCAGAATGATATTACAACAAAGAACTACTTGAGAGTCTCTAACTTAAAGGTTGGGTAATGATCCATCTGTTTAATTCTATAAGTCAGACATGCTTTTCAATATTCAAACTTCACAATATTTTTAACCAACAATCAGTACAGCTATAGATAGGTTATGTGATAATATCTGGAAGTATTTTTGTTACAATCATGATTTTGTAGTTATGAACAATATGTTGTACAAGGAACATACATCAAACCTTACATGTGGAGGGCCAAATGAAGTCAAAGCGCACATTATACAAACCAACAGACCATAAATACAAGAGAAATCACATAGGGTATACAAACAGAACACATAATATTTAAGATGAGGCCCTCTGTGTCTGTACATAAATACAAGAGAAATCACAAAGCATGTCAAACAGAAGGAAAAACTGAACAAGATTAAACTTAATCAGGTAACAACAAATTGCTAATTTCAGTGGTGTCATCATTTTTACAAGGGCGTGGTAAGCAGCATCAAGTTGAAACAATAATGAGATCCTGGTAGTATCAAATTttgttttgctaaagcacatctagatgtgccctaagtattgcacatctaagtcctactccctctgtaaacaaatatactttagtgatctaaacgctcttatatttctttacagagggagtatatcacTAATATTACATGGAGATTCGTGTGGGCATtttctttattatttttattttcctttttacgtTTGATTgggtcacttagatgtgcaataattagGGCACATCAAACTATTAAAATTGGCACTAACAATTTACTGTCTTAGTTGGTCATTGTATCAATTACACATTTATGCACTTCAAGCACTGATTAACATATGAACATATAGCTACTATGATGACCAAATTTGATCCTAACAGTATGACTAGGATGATTGTTCTCCAGCAAATGAAACAGTCAGAGCGCAAATAGCATCAAAATCTACGCCTAGAAACAACATGGCCATATTCTGCAGAAATTTAAAAGGGAGAAATCAACAGGTAGCCAACTCCGTGCTCTGACCACGAGTCAACGCTTAAACCCTAAGAAAACCCCCAGCCACCTTTACGGCCACCGCAAAATAAAATCCCCCGAATCGACCGAACACACGCCTTCACGGACTCGGTCGAGGGGCTGATTCGCATCAGCAAGCACACCAACCCTCAAAATCGGGACACGGGAACAGGGAAAtggtacggcggcggcggcggcggctgaggcgGCTAGGGTCTCCCATTTGGCGCGCGAGGCGGGGGTCGCGCCGAGCGGAGACGGGGAGGAGgagggttagggtttagggtttcgcGG encodes the following:
- the LOC123143903 gene encoding single-stranded DNA-binding protein WHY2, mitochondrial, giving the protein MLRLSRFLPSTSRGVTDLKDVLWSGSLTFKHALSTSAANVDENASVKKYASYTVFKGKAALSISPILPLFTKVESGGSRVDRNGSVMLTFFPAVGQRKYDYTKKQLFALSPTEVGSLISLGPAESCEFFHDPSMKSSHEGQVKKSLSITPLGSDNGYFVNITVLNNVQKTNERLSVPVTKAEFAVMRTALSFALPHIMGWDQALSTHPQSTSTSASKPRFEQPNPASEWDR